In a single window of the Pseudomonadota bacterium genome:
- a CDS encoding MFS transporter, which yields MTHSRPARGERAALGFALATVCIDAMGIGLIFPVMPALLQSLGLDSVSDAALWGGVLGMLYAAMQFLCAPLLGALSDRFGRRVVLLVGLAALTVDYVILSLAGGLVVLLAGRAIAGAAGATYATASAVIADITPESGRAARFGLIGAMFGIGFVLGPALGGLVASWHIRAPFMLAAVLAGTNLLFGALAFPETLPQHRRRPIDWRVTNPFRALAAAFTLPGIAPLLIVVALFHLGNHIYPTLWAYWSTAQFGWSPGLIGASLAAYGILLALVQGVLVGPAVSRFGEWRIALWGCVAGSLAALGFALVAAPWLVFVLICLAALSDLAPPALTATLSGRVGADAQGELQGILSAITALTAVLTPPIATGAFYLATRPGGGLDMPGAPFLITAGLLALATGLLLRIDPAQR from the coding sequence ATGACCCACTCCCGCCCCGCGCGTGGCGAACGTGCCGCACTTGGCTTTGCCCTGGCCACCGTGTGCATTGATGCCATGGGCATCGGCTTGATTTTCCCCGTGATGCCCGCGCTGCTGCAGTCCCTGGGCCTCGACAGTGTGAGCGACGCGGCGCTCTGGGGCGGTGTCCTTGGCATGCTCTACGCCGCGATGCAGTTCCTCTGCGCCCCGCTGCTGGGAGCGTTGTCGGATCGGTTCGGGCGGCGCGTGGTTTTGCTCGTCGGCCTCGCGGCACTCACGGTTGACTACGTGATCCTGAGCCTCGCTGGCGGCCTCGTTGTGCTGCTGGCGGGGCGGGCGATCGCCGGCGCGGCCGGGGCCACGTACGCGACCGCGAGCGCCGTGATTGCCGACATCACCCCGGAATCCGGCCGCGCCGCACGCTTTGGCTTGATCGGCGCGATGTTCGGCATCGGCTTCGTGCTCGGGCCGGCGCTCGGCGGCCTGGTGGCCAGCTGGCACATCCGCGCACCGTTCATGCTCGCCGCGGTGCTCGCCGGCACGAACCTGCTGTTTGGCGCCCTCGCCTTTCCCGAAACCCTGCCGCAACATCGCCGTCGACCGATCGACTGGCGGGTCACAAACCCGTTTCGCGCCCTGGCGGCGGCGTTCACGCTACCCGGCATCGCTCCGCTGCTCATCGTGGTCGCCTTGTTCCACCTCGGCAACCACATCTACCCGACGTTGTGGGCCTACTGGAGCACGGCGCAGTTCGGCTGGTCACCCGGGCTGATCGGCGCGTCGCTCGCCGCCTACGGCATCCTGCTGGCACTGGTCCAAGGTGTGCTCGTCGGGCCCGCAGTGTCGCGCTTTGGCGAGTGGCGGATTGCCTTGTGGGGGTGTGTCGCCGGCAGCTTGGCGGCATTGGGTTTTGCGCTTGTCGCGGCCCCGTGGCTGGTGTTTGTGCTCATCTGTTTGGCCGCCCTGTCCGATCTGGCCCCGCCTGCGCTGACCGCAACGCTGTCAGGGCGTGTCGGTGCCGACGCGCAGGGCGAACTGCAAGGCATCCTCAGCGCCATCACGGCGCTGACGGCCGTGCTGACACCCCCGATCGCCACCGGTGCCTTCTACCTCGCAACCCGGCCGGGCGGCGGTCTGGACATGCCCGGTGCACCGTTTCTGATCACCGCCGGGCTGTTGGCGCTGGCCACCGGCCTGCTGCTGCGCATCGACCCCGCACAGCGCTGA
- the sucC gene encoding ADP-forming succinate--CoA ligase subunit beta has protein sequence MNIHEYQAKAVLKGFGAPVAEGMAILDKSDVDAALAAVPGPVRVVKSQIHAGGRGKGKFKELSADAAGGVRLAKSDDEVRAHVEEMFGNTLVTKQTGASGKQVNRLYLEAGADIARELYCSILVNRETGKVAFVASTEGGMDIEAVAEATPEKIHTIDVDAAAGVDATTAAKLVAAFELEGAAAEQGPALFNCLYTAFTETDMSLLEVNPLVVLGDGGLRVLDAKVSFDGNALFRHPEIAELRDETEMDSKEVEAAEHDLAYIALDGNIGCMVNGAGLAMATMDIIKLYGAEPANFLDVGGGATTEKVTAAFKLITSDPNVQGILVNIFGGIMRCDVIAEGVVAAVKQVGLEVPLVVRLEGTRVEAGKTIINESDVAAVAADDLDDAAQKIVAAIKGAA, from the coding sequence ATGAACATTCACGAGTACCAGGCCAAGGCGGTGCTGAAAGGGTTCGGCGCACCTGTCGCCGAAGGCATGGCCATCCTTGACAAATCGGACGTCGACGCGGCGCTCGCAGCGGTTCCCGGCCCTGTACGCGTCGTCAAGAGCCAGATCCACGCAGGTGGGCGCGGCAAAGGCAAATTCAAGGAGCTCTCGGCAGACGCCGCGGGCGGTGTGCGGCTTGCCAAATCCGACGACGAGGTGCGTGCGCACGTCGAGGAGATGTTCGGCAACACGCTCGTGACCAAACAAACCGGTGCGTCGGGCAAACAGGTGAACCGTCTGTACCTCGAGGCCGGTGCGGACATCGCACGGGAGCTCTACTGCTCGATTCTGGTCAACCGCGAAACCGGCAAGGTGGCGTTTGTTGCGTCGACCGAGGGTGGCATGGACATCGAAGCGGTGGCCGAGGCCACGCCCGAGAAAATCCACACGATCGACGTCGACGCAGCGGCCGGCGTGGACGCGACGACCGCGGCGAAGCTCGTCGCCGCGTTTGAACTCGAGGGCGCAGCGGCCGAGCAGGGACCGGCCCTGTTCAACTGCCTCTACACCGCCTTCACCGAGACGGACATGAGCCTGCTCGAGGTCAACCCGCTCGTGGTGCTCGGCGACGGTGGCCTGCGCGTGCTCGACGCGAAGGTCTCGTTCGACGGCAACGCGCTGTTTCGGCACCCGGAAATTGCCGAGTTGCGCGACGAAACCGAAATGGATTCAAAGGAGGTCGAAGCGGCCGAGCACGACCTGGCCTACATCGCCCTCGACGGCAACATCGGTTGCATGGTCAACGGTGCCGGGCTTGCCATGGCGACCATGGACATCATCAAGTTGTACGGCGCAGAGCCGGCCAACTTTCTCGACGTGGGCGGTGGTGCGACCACCGAGAAGGTGACGGCGGCGTTCAAGCTGATCACGTCCGACCCCAACGTCCAGGGCATTCTGGTCAACATCTTCGGCGGCATCATGCGCTGCGACGTTATCGCTGAAGGTGTGGTGGCGGCCGTCAAGCAGGTCGGCCTGGAAGTGCCGCTGGTCGTCCGACTCGAGGGCACGCGCGTGGAAGCCGGCAAGACCATCATCAACGAGAGCGATGTGGCTGCGGTGGCCGCAGATGACCTCGACGACGCCGCACAGAAAATTGTCGCGGCCATCAAGGGAGCTGCCTGA
- the sucD gene encoding succinate--CoA ligase subunit alpha — MSIIVDANTKILVQGLTGGTGTFHTEQALAYYGTQMVGGIHPKKGGTDWVGNVDGTETTLPVFASVAEGVERTGANASVIYVPPAGAAAAIIEAIDAEVPFITCITEGIPVLDMVKVNARLASSNSRLLGPNCPGILTPEACKIGIMPGSIFRKGSVGVVSRSGTLTYEAVYQTSQAGLGQTTAVGIGGDPVKGTEFIDVLEMFLADEATESIIMIGEIGGSAEEDAAQFLADEAKKGRSKPTVGFIAGRTAPPGRTMGHAGAVISGGKGGAEDKIDALEAAGVSVSPSPAKLGETLVARLKG; from the coding sequence ATGTCGATCATCGTAGACGCCAACACCAAGATCCTGGTTCAGGGACTGACCGGCGGCACCGGCACCTTTCACACCGAGCAGGCGCTTGCCTACTACGGCACGCAGATGGTCGGCGGCATCCACCCGAAGAAAGGCGGTACCGACTGGGTCGGCAACGTCGACGGCACGGAAACCACGCTACCCGTGTTTGCCTCGGTTGCCGAGGGTGTCGAGCGCACCGGCGCCAACGCCTCGGTCATTTACGTGCCGCCTGCGGGCGCAGCGGCAGCGATCATCGAAGCCATTGACGCCGAGGTGCCGTTCATCACCTGTATCACCGAGGGCATTCCGGTGCTCGACATGGTCAAGGTGAACGCGCGCCTCGCCAGTTCGAACTCCAGGCTGCTCGGGCCGAACTGCCCCGGCATCCTGACCCCTGAAGCCTGCAAGATCGGCATCATGCCGGGCTCGATTTTCCGCAAGGGTTCGGTGGGTGTGGTCTCGCGCTCCGGCACCCTGACCTACGAGGCGGTCTACCAGACCAGCCAGGCGGGTCTCGGGCAGACGACGGCTGTGGGCATCGGCGGTGACCCGGTCAAGGGCACCGAATTCATTGACGTGCTCGAGATGTTTCTCGCGGACGAGGCGACCGAGTCGATCATCATGATCGGTGAGATCGGTGGCAGCGCCGAGGAAGACGCGGCGCAGTTCCTGGCGGACGAAGCCAAGAAGGGGCGCAGCAAACCCACCGTCGGGTTCATCGCCGGCCGCACCGCCCCGCCCGGACGCACCATGGGGCACGCAGGTGCGGTGATCTCCGGTGGCAAGGGCGGCGCGGAAGACAAGATCGACGCGCTGGAAGCAGCGGGTGTCTCGGTCTCACCGTCGCCGGCCAAACTCGGCGAAACACTCGTCGCCCGACTCAAGGGCTGA
- a CDS encoding prepilin-type N-terminal cleavage/methylation domain-containing protein, whose amino-acid sequence MRRHQTGFTLIELLIVFAIVGILAAIAAPQYGNSVRKSLVSNAFTVLQETKNRVAETYAVTGSLPANDTEYVFDGNRDAEIARVHFANEAGRERLVATFGPATGSLDQTELWLALDLSDGMMMRWHCRTPSSGSAAVPVSALPGECSPV is encoded by the coding sequence ATGCGTCGCCACCAGACGGGTTTTACCTTGATCGAACTCCTCATCGTTTTTGCCATTGTCGGTATCCTCGCCGCCATCGCGGCGCCGCAGTACGGCAACTCGGTGCGCAAGTCGTTGGTGTCCAACGCCTTCACCGTGTTGCAGGAGACCAAGAACCGTGTGGCCGAGACTTACGCGGTCACCGGCTCACTGCCGGCAAACGACACGGAGTACGTTTTCGACGGCAACCGCGACGCCGAGATTGCCCGGGTTCACTTTGCCAACGAAGCGGGCCGCGAGCGCCTGGTTGCGACCTTCGGCCCGGCGACCGGCTCGCTGGACCAGACCGAGCTGTGGCTGGCGCTGGATCTGAGTGACGGGATGATGATGCGCTGGCACTGCCGAACGCCGAGCAGCGGTTCTGCTGCCGTGCCGGTGAGCGCACTGCCGGGTGAGTGCTCACCCGTGTGA
- a CDS encoding prepilin-type N-terminal cleavage/methylation domain-containing protein → MMRRQSGFTLIELMIVIAIIGILASIAVPSYRTYVQQATVSTAFGLMQSAKLQIMENHALGGAMPSNSDRFYEDNDPDAEIAYVHWYTAAPWGSRIVAHFGPGSPGLNNKRLWLVMDESTPGMLGWTCMNFNGGSGGHALPEDALPSECR, encoded by the coding sequence ATGATGCGACGCCAATCCGGGTTCACGCTGATCGAGCTGATGATCGTCATTGCGATCATCGGCATCCTCGCGTCCATCGCCGTGCCAAGCTACCGCACCTACGTGCAACAGGCCACGGTCTCGACGGCCTTCGGGCTGATGCAATCGGCGAAGCTGCAGATCATGGAAAACCACGCGCTGGGCGGCGCCATGCCGTCGAACAGCGACCGCTTCTACGAGGACAACGACCCCGACGCCGAAATCGCCTACGTCCACTGGTACACGGCAGCGCCTTGGGGCTCACGCATCGTGGCGCACTTCGGGCCCGGTTCGCCGGGCCTCAACAACAAGCGGCTCTGGTTGGTCATGGACGAGTCGACACCAGGCATGCTCGGCTGGACCTGCATGAACTTCAACGGCGGTTCTGGCGGCCACGCGCTGCCCGAAGATGCGCTGCCGAGCGAGTGCCGATAA
- a CDS encoding inositol monophosphatase family protein, which produces MHPMLNIAVRAARAGGKIIMRNFDRLDRVRVTEKSAKDFVSDVDRQAEAEIVHVLHKAYPDHGFLAEESGELAGKADDGYRWIIDPLDGTTNFLHGFPQFAVSIALAYRNRLEQAVVYNPVSQDIYTASRGAGAELNNRRIRVSNCRSLNTALLGTGLPFREGDDFDAEFAVLRTFAEKTVGIRRPGAAALDLASVAAGQFDGFYESRLQAWDIAAGALLVREAGGLVTDLAGGENWLQSGSIVAATPKLLPELLATLLPHAAVMTAGHKTGI; this is translated from the coding sequence ATGCACCCCATGCTCAATATCGCCGTGCGCGCTGCGCGCGCGGGCGGCAAGATTATCATGCGCAACTTTGACCGGCTCGACCGGGTGCGCGTCACCGAAAAAAGCGCCAAGGACTTCGTCAGCGACGTCGACCGGCAAGCGGAAGCGGAAATCGTCCACGTGCTCCACAAGGCCTACCCCGACCACGGTTTTCTGGCCGAGGAGAGCGGCGAGCTGGCTGGCAAGGCGGACGACGGCTACCGCTGGATCATCGACCCGCTCGACGGCACGACCAACTTTCTGCACGGCTTTCCGCAGTTCGCCGTGTCGATTGCCCTGGCCTACCGCAACCGCCTGGAACAGGCCGTGGTGTACAACCCCGTCTCGCAGGACATCTACACCGCCTCCCGCGGCGCTGGCGCCGAGCTCAACAACCGCCGCATCCGCGTCAGCAACTGTCGTTCGCTCAACACGGCGCTGCTCGGCACGGGTTTGCCCTTTCGCGAGGGCGACGATTTCGATGCCGAGTTCGCGGTGCTGCGCACCTTCGCCGAGAAGACCGTGGGTATCCGCCGGCCGGGCGCCGCCGCGCTCGACCTCGCGTCGGTGGCCGCCGGGCAGTTCGACGGCTTCTATGAAAGCCGTTTACAAGCGTGGGACATCGCCGCAGGCGCCCTGTTGGTGCGCGAAGCCGGCGGCCTGGTCACCGACCTCGCGGGTGGCGAGAACTGGCTGCAATCCGGTTCGATCGTGGCTGCCACGCCGAAACTGCTGCCCGAACTGCTGGCGACCTTGCTGCCGCACGCCGCTGTGATGACCGCAGGACACAAAACCGGAATCTGA
- a CDS encoding RNA methyltransferase: protein MTERATTPGSAVPAGGALDRLRFVLVETSHPGNIGAAARALKTMGFGELVLVSPRHFPSAEATVRASGADDILQRALVFDSLAEAIADCSAVFGTSARSRSIEWPTHTPWALAAEIAERPAESAAGPVAVVFGRESSGLTNDELMLCSARVHIPANPDYSSLNVASAVQILAYEIASHSARHGGTTAPTSDADPRADQDDMNRFYRHLESVLVEIGYYDPEKPRQLMRRLRRLFNRSALSRSELQILRGVLVAVERAKRA, encoded by the coding sequence ATGACTGAGCGCGCGACCACACCGGGGTCGGCGGTGCCGGCCGGCGGCGCGTTGGATCGGCTGCGTTTCGTGTTGGTTGAGACGTCACACCCAGGCAACATCGGGGCGGCAGCACGCGCGCTGAAAACGATGGGCTTCGGCGAGCTCGTGCTGGTCTCGCCACGCCACTTTCCGAGCGCAGAGGCGACCGTGCGGGCTTCAGGCGCCGACGACATTCTGCAGCGTGCGCTGGTGTTCGATTCATTGGCCGAGGCGATTGCCGATTGCAGTGCCGTGTTCGGCACCAGTGCGCGATCCCGCAGCATCGAGTGGCCGACCCACACGCCCTGGGCGCTCGCTGCCGAAATCGCCGAGCGCCCGGCCGAATCCGCGGCAGGCCCCGTGGCCGTGGTGTTCGGTCGGGAGAGCAGTGGCCTGACCAACGACGAATTGATGCTCTGTTCGGCGCGTGTGCACATTCCGGCGAACCCGGACTACAGCTCGTTGAACGTGGCGTCTGCCGTGCAGATCCTCGCCTACGAGATCGCCAGCCACAGCGCACGCCACGGCGGCACAACAGCGCCGACGAGCGACGCAGATCCCCGGGCCGATCAGGACGACATGAACCGCTTCTACCGGCACCTGGAGTCGGTGTTGGTCGAGATCGGCTATTACGACCCGGAGAAGCCCCGCCAGCTCATGCGTCGTCTGCGCCGGCTGTTCAACCGCTCGGCACTCAGCCGGTCGGAGTTGCAGATCCTGCGTGGCGTGTTGGTTGCGGTCGAGCGGGCGAAGCGCGCCTGA
- the cysE gene encoding serine O-acetyltransferase has product MWQLIKEDVNSVFGRDPAARNVFEIVTCYPGVHAILFHRVNHWLWGRGFKWLARWLSSVARWLTSIEIHPGAEIGRRFFIDHGIGVVIGETSQIGDDVTLYHGVTLGGVASFEGEGGKRHPTLGNDVVVGAGAKILGPFTVEDGARIGSNAVVLKPVSPGATVVGIPGREVARKRGLDAERADFARQIGFDAYGQTADMPDPVAQTINGMLDHMRDMHGRMDQMCHAMRAMGRQVDTLKPLEIDFPCDELAETATAQTPDEANDGAIASDAPPEPPSKAANA; this is encoded by the coding sequence ATGTGGCAATTGATCAAAGAAGACGTCAACAGCGTGTTTGGCCGTGATCCGGCGGCACGTAACGTGTTCGAGATCGTTACCTGTTACCCAGGTGTCCACGCCATCCTGTTTCACCGCGTCAACCACTGGCTGTGGGGGCGGGGGTTCAAATGGCTCGCGCGCTGGTTGTCGTCGGTTGCGCGGTGGTTGACCTCCATCGAGATTCACCCCGGTGCCGAGATCGGACGCCGCTTTTTCATTGACCACGGCATTGGCGTTGTCATCGGCGAAACCTCGCAGATCGGCGACGACGTGACGCTGTACCACGGTGTCACGCTTGGCGGGGTGGCAAGTTTCGAGGGCGAAGGGGGCAAACGGCACCCGACCCTCGGCAACGACGTGGTCGTGGGTGCCGGCGCGAAAATCCTCGGTCCGTTCACCGTCGAGGACGGCGCGCGCATCGGGTCGAACGCGGTGGTGCTCAAGCCGGTAAGCCCTGGTGCCACGGTCGTCGGTATCCCCGGGCGCGAGGTGGCCCGCAAGCGCGGTCTGGACGCCGAACGCGCCGATTTCGCGCGGCAGATCGGTTTCGACGCCTACGGTCAGACCGCCGACATGCCGGACCCGGTCGCCCAGACCATCAACGGCATGCTCGATCACATGCGGGACATGCACGGTCGCATGGATCAGATGTGTCACGCGATGCGCGCCATGGGACGTCAGGTCGACACGCTGAAACCCCTGGAGATCGACTTTCCGTGCGACGAGCTCGCCGAGACAGCCACAGCGCAGACACCGGACGAGGCGAACGACGGCGCGATCGCGTCTGACGCACCCCCCGAACCGCCGTCGAAGGCCGCCAACGCCTAG
- a CDS encoding Rrf2 family transcriptional regulator, with the protein MRLTTRGRYAVAAMFDLALQPASQPVALADIAGRQDISLSYLEQLFGRLRRAGLVESVRGPGGGYRLARETDAISVAEILSAVDELLDATHRGSHKTCQREQRCPTHNLWQALTVQIEHFLSRVTLADLLVEPGNAEQPLRHMKLPSATGSTPAP; encoded by the coding sequence ATGCGACTGACGACACGAGGCCGCTACGCGGTCGCGGCCATGTTCGACCTGGCGCTGCAGCCGGCGAGTCAGCCGGTTGCGCTGGCCGACATTGCCGGTCGGCAGGACATTTCCCTGTCCTACCTCGAACAGCTGTTCGGCCGCCTCCGGCGTGCGGGCCTGGTCGAGAGCGTGCGTGGGCCCGGCGGCGGATACCGGCTCGCACGCGAGACCGATGCGATTTCGGTGGCCGAGATCCTCAGCGCGGTCGATGAACTGCTCGACGCGACCCACCGCGGTAGCCACAAGACGTGCCAGCGAGAACAGCGTTGTCCGACGCACAACCTGTGGCAGGCGCTGACCGTGCAGATCGAGCACTTTCTCAGCCGGGTTACCTTGGCCGATCTGCTGGTCGAGCCCGGCAACGCCGAGCAGCCGCTGCGGCACATGAAGCTGCCCAGCGCGACCGGCTCGACCCCGGCCCCTTGA
- a CDS encoding aminotransferase class V-fold PLP-dependent enzyme → MSGLCYLDNAATTPVDPRVADAMAACLTVDGVFANPASFSHAHGLAAADRVDAARDAVAALVGAYPEEVVFCSGATEANNLALLGVAGRLSNPAHMVSVKTEHKAVLDPLARLAKAGWHIDLLDVDAAGRVDLGALTAAMRPDTALVSVMHANNEIGTVQDIGAIGAVTRARGVLLHVDAAQSVGKIPVDMHAMQVDLLSVCAHKFHGPKGVGALCVRGRPPVRLQPQILGGGHERGLRSGTLATHQIVGLGTACAVAADALATESARLAGLRDALWSRLQRLPGVRLNGAMTERLPGNLNVSIDGVEGESLLLALEHVAVSSGSACTSADLTPSHVLRAIGCTPEQAQGSLRISFGRFNSDADVDLAARDIEQAVQRLRALSPGG, encoded by the coding sequence TTGAGCGGCCTGTGCTACCTCGATAACGCTGCGACCACGCCGGTTGACCCGCGCGTGGCCGATGCCATGGCCGCGTGCCTGACTGTCGACGGGGTGTTCGCCAACCCGGCCTCTTTCAGCCACGCCCACGGCTTGGCGGCGGCCGACCGGGTCGACGCCGCGCGCGATGCCGTTGCCGCCCTGGTGGGCGCGTACCCGGAGGAAGTCGTCTTCTGTTCGGGTGCCACCGAGGCCAACAACCTCGCGTTGCTCGGGGTGGCGGGTCGCCTTTCGAACCCCGCTCACATGGTCAGTGTCAAGACCGAACACAAGGCCGTGCTCGACCCGCTCGCGCGGCTTGCCAAGGCCGGCTGGCACATCGACCTGCTCGACGTCGACGCGGCGGGCCGTGTCGATCTTGGCGCGCTCACGGCAGCGATGCGCCCCGACACGGCGCTCGTCTCCGTGATGCACGCCAACAACGAAATCGGGACCGTGCAGGACATTGGCGCGATCGGCGCGGTGACGCGCGCGCGCGGCGTGCTCTTGCACGTGGACGCGGCCCAGAGCGTCGGCAAGATCCCCGTCGACATGCACGCCATGCAGGTCGACCTCCTGAGCGTCTGTGCGCACAAGTTTCACGGCCCCAAAGGCGTCGGTGCGCTGTGTGTGCGGGGTCGGCCTCCGGTGCGCCTGCAACCGCAGATCCTCGGCGGTGGCCACGAACGCGGGCTGCGCTCGGGCACCCTGGCAACGCACCAGATTGTCGGCCTCGGGACCGCGTGTGCGGTGGCAGCGGACGCGCTCGCCACCGAGTCGGCACGGCTGGCTGGGCTCAGGGATGCCCTCTGGTCACGCCTGCAGCGGTTGCCTGGCGTGCGCTTGAACGGGGCGATGACCGAACGCCTGCCGGGTAACCTGAACGTCTCGATCGACGGGGTCGAGGGCGAGAGCCTGTTGCTTGCACTCGAGCACGTTGCCGTTTCCAGCGGCAGCGCCTGCACCAGCGCCGACCTGACCCCGTCGCACGTGCTGCGGGCGATCGGGTGCACCCCCGAGCAGGCGCAGGGGTCGCTGCGTATCAGCTTCGGGCGTTTCAACAGCGACGCTGACGTCGACCTGGCCGCGCGCGACATCGAACAGGCGGTGCAGCGGTTGCGCGCGCTGTCCCCCGGTGGCTGA
- a CDS encoding iron-sulfur cluster assembly scaffold protein, with product MAERLSEAVRSRFRAPRFALTGALAGGGATGASGARAAGALVEVHLGVGGDGALHARFRAYGDPATIAAAEWVCEQVDGALPPVSPPAVAAVSRALALPASRQHAAQHAVDALRAALGRLD from the coding sequence GTGGCTGAGCGCCTGTCCGAGGCCGTGCGGTCGCGGTTCCGCGCGCCGCGGTTCGCGCTGACTGGCGCGTTGGCGGGGGGCGGCGCCACGGGTGCCAGCGGCGCGCGCGCCGCGGGTGCCCTGGTCGAGGTGCACCTCGGTGTGGGTGGCGACGGCGCGCTGCACGCCCGGTTTCGAGCGTACGGTGACCCGGCGACGATCGCCGCAGCGGAGTGGGTGTGCGAACAGGTTGACGGTGCGCTGCCGCCCGTCTCGCCGCCTGCGGTTGCCGCCGTCTCGCGAGCGCTGGCGCTCCCGGCCAGCCGGCAGCACGCCGCGCAGCACGCGGTCGATGCCTTGCGGGCCGCGCTTGGCCGCCTCGACTGA
- the ndk gene encoding nucleoside-diphosphate kinase — protein MAVERTLSIIKPDAVAKNVIGKIYQRFEDAGLQIVAARMMHLSAEQAGEFYAVHKERPFYNDLVSFMTSGPVIVQVLEGENAIAAHRDVMGATNPAEAASGTIRADFASSIDENACHGSDAAETAAVEIAFFFGDDGVCPRTR, from the coding sequence ATGGCCGTTGAGCGGACCCTCTCCATCATCAAACCCGACGCCGTCGCCAAGAACGTGATCGGCAAGATCTACCAGCGTTTTGAGGATGCCGGCTTGCAGATTGTCGCTGCCCGCATGATGCACCTGAGCGCTGAGCAGGCAGGCGAATTCTATGCGGTCCACAAGGAGCGGCCGTTCTACAACGACCTGGTCAGCTTCATGACATCCGGCCCCGTGATCGTGCAGGTGCTCGAGGGCGAGAACGCCATTGCCGCGCACCGTGACGTGATGGGTGCCACCAACCCGGCCGAAGCGGCCTCGGGCACCATCCGCGCCGACTTCGCGAGCTCGATCGACGAGAACGCCTGCCACGGCTCCGATGCCGCCGAAACCGCCGCGGTCGAGATCGCGTTCTTCTTCGGCGACGACGGCGTCTGTCCGCGGACCCGCTGA
- the rlmN gene encoding 23S rRNA (adenine(2503)-C(2))-methyltransferase RlmN, with protein MSALSPSVTVTGAPVITGRTNLLGLDEGGMVAFVESLGEKRFRARQLLKWLYHQDVRQFDNMTDLSKAFRAALREHAEVRLPEVEHAHVSQDGTCKWLFKVDSANAVETVFIPSEDRGTLCVSSQVGCALDCSFCATARQGFNRNLSTAEIVAQVYLASELLRSDAYRAVGFRRITNIVMMGMGEPLANFRQLVPALNLMLDDNAWGLSKRRVTVSTSGIVPAIDRLREAVDCSLAVSLHAPDDALRDELVPINRKYPIKDLMAACRRYVERDHKTHIMFEYVMLAGVNDSPEHARALAKLVKSVPCKVNMIPFNPFPGSGYTVSSETAINRFWDVLNRQRVRTIKRRTRGDDIDAACGQLAGDVTDKSRRAAKFAEPRFGESRP; from the coding sequence ATGTCTGCCCTGTCCCCCAGCGTGACCGTCACCGGTGCGCCGGTGATCACCGGGCGCACCAATCTGCTCGGCCTCGACGAGGGCGGCATGGTGGCCTTTGTCGAGTCGTTGGGGGAGAAGCGGTTCAGGGCTCGGCAATTGTTGAAGTGGCTGTACCACCAGGACGTCCGCCAGTTCGACAACATGACCGACCTGAGCAAGGCGTTCCGGGCGGCGTTGCGCGAACACGCCGAAGTGCGTCTGCCCGAGGTCGAGCATGCACACGTGTCGCAGGATGGCACCTGCAAGTGGCTGTTCAAGGTCGACAGCGCGAACGCGGTGGAGACGGTGTTCATTCCCTCCGAGGACCGCGGCACCCTGTGCGTGAGCTCGCAGGTCGGCTGTGCGTTGGATTGTTCCTTCTGCGCCACCGCGCGGCAGGGCTTCAACCGCAACCTGAGCACAGCCGAGATCGTCGCCCAGGTCTACCTCGCGTCCGAGCTGCTGCGCAGTGACGCCTACCGGGCGGTGGGCTTTCGGCGGATCACGAACATCGTGATGATGGGCATGGGGGAGCCGCTGGCGAACTTTCGCCAGTTGGTCCCGGCGCTCAACCTGATGCTCGACGACAACGCCTGGGGCCTGTCCAAGCGGCGGGTCACGGTCAGCACCTCGGGCATCGTGCCGGCGATCGACCGCCTGCGAGAGGCGGTCGACTGCTCGCTGGCGGTGTCGTTGCACGCGCCCGACGACGCGTTGCGCGACGAACTCGTGCCGATCAACCGCAAATACCCGATCAAGGATCTCATGGCGGCCTGCCGTCGCTATGTCGAGCGGGACCACAAAACCCACATCATGTTCGAGTACGTGATGCTCGCCGGTGTCAACGACTCGCCTGAACACGCCCGTGCATTGGCTAAACTTGTCAAATCCGTGCCGTGCAAGGTCAACATGATTCCGTTCAACCCCTTTCCGGGCTCCGGTTACACCGTCTCCTCCGAGACGGCAATCAATCGGTTCTGGGATGTCCTCAACCGCCAACGGGTGCGCACAATCAAGCGCCGCACGCGCGGTGACGACATTGACGCTGCCTGTGGGCAGTTGGCTGGGGATGTGACGGACAAGAGCCGGCGCGCGGCCAAATTTGCTGAACCTCGATTTGGAGAGTCGCGCCCGTGA